One segment of Phaeacidiphilus oryzae TH49 DNA contains the following:
- a CDS encoding phosphatase PAP2 family protein — MGEPTLDHVDGRDSAAVEREPGSVSPDGTERRGTTASAAAAAAATSAGSGGRSTGALALARVRRHLRSPGHPRLWIELLLIGVSYWIYSMIRNAVPTQQVRAEHNAADIWHFEQSLGAATEQTVNHWFNSVEWLIVGMNYYYATLHFIMTIGVLVWLFRRHPGRYQAARLALFVTTGIALVGYYFYPLAPPRLLTGGHFIDTVEVHHTWGSMASGNMASVSNQFAAMPSMHIGWSLFCGVTIAVLARRRWAKVLGLAYPLATLVVIVGTANHFYMDALAGAACTGTGFLASRLVYGRWAYAFPRIRTHVVATPAPPARVAAQAR, encoded by the coding sequence ATGGGGGAACCGACTCTTGATCACGTTGACGGCCGCGACAGCGCCGCTGTCGAACGCGAGCCCGGTTCCGTCTCCCCCGACGGAACCGAGCGGCGCGGCACCACGGCATCCGCGGCGGCAGCCGCCGCGGCGACCAGCGCGGGCTCAGGCGGCCGTTCCACCGGCGCCCTCGCCCTCGCCCGGGTGCGCCGCCACCTGCGCTCCCCCGGACATCCGAGGCTCTGGATCGAGCTGCTGCTGATCGGCGTCAGCTACTGGATCTACTCCATGATCCGCAACGCCGTGCCGACCCAGCAGGTCCGCGCCGAGCACAACGCCGCCGACATCTGGCACTTCGAGCAGAGCCTCGGCGCCGCCACCGAACAGACCGTCAACCACTGGTTCAACTCGGTGGAATGGCTGATCGTCGGGATGAACTACTACTACGCCACCCTCCACTTCATCATGACGATCGGCGTGCTGGTGTGGCTGTTCCGGCGGCATCCGGGGCGGTACCAGGCGGCCCGGCTGGCGCTCTTCGTCACCACCGGGATCGCGCTGGTCGGCTACTACTTCTATCCGCTGGCGCCGCCGCGGCTGCTGACCGGCGGGCACTTCATCGACACGGTGGAGGTCCACCACACCTGGGGCTCGATGGCCTCGGGCAACATGGCCAGCGTCTCCAACCAGTTCGCCGCGATGCCCTCGATGCACATCGGCTGGTCGCTGTTCTGCGGCGTGACGATCGCGGTGCTGGCCCGGCGGCGCTGGGCGAAGGTGCTGGGGCTGGCCTACCCGCTGGCGACCCTGGTGGTGATCGTCGGCACGGCCAACCACTTCTACATGGACGCGCTGGCCGGCGCCGCCTGCACCGGCACCGGCTTCCTGGCCTCCCGGCTGGTCTACGGCCGCTGGGCGTATGCATTCCCGAGGATCCGCACGCACGTGGTGGCCACTCCCGCGCCGCCGGCCCGGGTGGCGGCCCAGGCCCGCTGA
- a CDS encoding glutamine synthetase family protein — MGKQQEFVLRTLEERDIRFVRLWFTDVLGFLKSVAVAPAELDQAFEEGMGFDGSAIEGFARVYESDMIAKPDPSTFQILPWRSESPGTARMFCDILMPDGSPSFADPRYVLKRTLEKASNLGFTFYTHPEIEFFLLKDQPVDGSVPTPADRSGYFDHTPRGIGHDFRRQAITMLESMGISVEFSHHEGAPGQQEIDLRYADALTTADNIMTFRLVMKEVALEQGAHASFMPKPFSEYPGSGMHTHLSLFEGDRNAFHEAGSEYQLSKVGRSFIAGLLRHAGEISAITNQWVNSYKRIWGGSQREAGAGGEAPSYICWGHNNRSALIRVPMYKPGKQGSTRVEIRSLDTGCNPYLAYAVILAAGLKGIQEGYELPPGSGDDVWALSDAERRALGIEPLPQNLGEAISLMERSELVAETLGEHVYDFFLRNKKSEWEEYRSEVTPFELRRLLPVL; from the coding sequence ATGGGCAAGCAGCAGGAGTTCGTTCTCCGGACTCTCGAAGAGCGGGACATCCGGTTCGTCCGGCTGTGGTTCACCGACGTCCTCGGGTTCCTGAAGTCGGTGGCGGTCGCCCCGGCCGAGCTGGACCAGGCCTTCGAGGAGGGCATGGGCTTCGACGGCTCGGCGATCGAGGGCTTCGCACGCGTCTACGAGTCCGACATGATCGCCAAGCCGGACCCGTCCACCTTCCAGATACTGCCGTGGCGGTCCGAGTCCCCGGGCACCGCGCGGATGTTCTGCGACATCCTGATGCCGGACGGCTCGCCGTCCTTCGCCGATCCGCGCTACGTCCTGAAGCGCACCCTGGAGAAGGCGTCGAACCTGGGCTTCACCTTCTACACCCACCCGGAGATCGAGTTCTTCCTGCTGAAGGACCAGCCGGTGGACGGCTCGGTGCCGACGCCCGCGGACCGCTCCGGCTACTTCGACCACACCCCGCGCGGCATCGGCCACGACTTCCGCCGGCAGGCCATCACCATGCTGGAGTCGATGGGCATCTCGGTGGAGTTCTCCCACCACGAGGGCGCCCCTGGCCAGCAGGAGATCGACCTGCGCTACGCGGACGCGCTGACCACGGCGGACAACATCATGACCTTCCGCCTGGTGATGAAGGAGGTCGCCCTGGAGCAGGGCGCCCACGCCTCCTTCATGCCGAAGCCGTTCTCCGAGTACCCGGGCTCCGGGATGCACACCCACCTCTCGCTCTTCGAGGGCGACCGGAACGCCTTCCACGAGGCGGGCTCCGAGTACCAGCTCTCCAAGGTGGGGCGGTCGTTCATCGCCGGCCTGCTGCGGCACGCGGGCGAGATCTCGGCGATCACCAACCAGTGGGTGAACTCCTACAAGCGGATCTGGGGCGGCTCGCAGCGCGAGGCCGGCGCGGGCGGCGAGGCGCCGTCGTACATCTGCTGGGGCCACAACAACCGGTCCGCGCTGATCCGGGTGCCGATGTACAAGCCGGGGAAGCAGGGCTCGACCCGGGTCGAGATCCGCTCCCTGGACACCGGCTGCAACCCGTACCTGGCATACGCGGTCATCCTGGCGGCCGGCCTGAAGGGCATCCAGGAGGGCTACGAGCTGCCGCCCGGGTCGGGCGACGACGTCTGGGCGCTCTCCGACGCCGAGCGCCGCGCGCTGGGCATCGAGCCGCTGCCGCAGAACCTGGGCGAGGCGATCTCGCTGATGGAGCGCAGCGAACTCGTCGCGGAGACCCTGGGCGAGCACGTCTACGACTTCTTCCTGCGGAACAAGAAGTCGGAGTGGGAGGAGTACCGCTCCGAGGTCACCCCGTTCGAGCTGCGGCGGCTGCTGCCGGTGCTCTGA
- a CDS encoding DUF4129 domain-containing protein: MAIPERNRRRPRTARSGNPVAAALVLVALLVAALALNSARDAPLRSIGPLAGYGLPIALACAVGGAILASSHRGRSRERSLAAEPTLYAARVRTGVFALLAGAAVALPVGLLFLWHTPAQGDGITVARPSAAPSGRTPADSSSPSASPVPQGTGRAGHAFQLPLVPVLIGLGVLALLAVALLVGGRLLAAARLRDRAPSPAAGADGDRAALADAVDAGLAALRGDDPRTAIIGAYVAMENALAGRGLAVRRSDSPSELLSRAAGRGLLAGAAATAAGGLAGLFREARYSSHPMAERQRDEARAALDVLDGELSRGPTGAAEAAGPTGAAGTKEASGVSR; this comes from the coding sequence GTGGCGATACCGGAGCGGAACCGGCGGCGTCCCCGCACGGCCCGCAGCGGGAACCCCGTCGCCGCCGCCCTCGTCCTGGTCGCCCTCCTCGTCGCCGCGCTCGCGCTGAACAGCGCGCGCGACGCACCTCTGCGCTCCATCGGCCCGCTGGCCGGCTACGGCCTTCCGATCGCCCTGGCCTGCGCGGTCGGCGGCGCGATCCTCGCCTCCAGCCACCGCGGCCGCAGCCGCGAGCGCTCGCTCGCCGCCGAGCCCACCCTGTACGCGGCCAGGGTCCGGACCGGCGTCTTCGCCCTGCTGGCCGGGGCGGCCGTCGCGCTGCCGGTGGGGCTCCTCTTCCTCTGGCACACCCCTGCCCAGGGCGACGGGATCACGGTGGCCCGGCCGTCGGCCGCGCCCTCCGGACGCACCCCCGCCGACTCCTCCTCGCCGTCCGCCTCGCCGGTGCCGCAGGGGACCGGCCGGGCCGGGCACGCGTTCCAACTGCCGCTGGTGCCAGTGCTGATCGGGCTCGGGGTGCTGGCGCTGCTGGCGGTGGCGCTGCTGGTGGGCGGGAGGCTGCTGGCCGCCGCCCGGCTCCGCGACCGCGCGCCGTCCCCGGCCGCCGGCGCGGACGGCGATCGCGCGGCACTCGCGGACGCCGTGGACGCCGGGCTCGCCGCCCTGCGCGGTGACGACCCGCGTACCGCGATCATCGGCGCCTACGTCGCCATGGAGAACGCCCTGGCCGGGCGGGGGCTCGCGGTACGCCGCTCGGACAGCCCGAGCGAGCTGCTGTCCCGGGCCGCCGGCCGCGGCCTGCTGGCGGGGGCGGCCGCGACCGCCGCCGGCGGACTGGCCGGGCTCTTCCGGGAGGCCCGGTACTCCAGCCATCCCATGGCGGAACGGCAACGGGACGAGGCGAGGGCCGCATTGGACGTGCTGGACGGCGAGTTGAGCAGAGGACCAACCGGAGCGGCCGAAGCGGCCGGACCGACCGGAGCAGCCGGGACCAAGGAAGCGTCGGGGGTGAGTCGGTAG
- a CDS encoding AAA family ATPase, which yields MTPRQAGERAHAVLDEIERAVVGKRRALELTMMGVLAAGHILVEDLPGLGKTLLARSFATTLGLDFRRIQFTPDLLPSDVSGAPFYDQRTGEMVFRPGPVFTHLLLADEINRTPPKTQAALLEAMAESQVSVDGTTRRLPDPFLVIATDNPIEYEGTYALPEAQLDRFLLRIRMGYLPPAEEAAMLRRRVRRAAPEAELATIASPAEVLAMRAALERVEIDDDLVDYTVALVAATRTHPQVQVGASPRGGLALVQLARAHAVLDGRDYVVPEDVKEVAVPALAHRITLRPELWVRRVSADDVVAAIAAAVPTPRSVPTGRPGEAS from the coding sequence CTGACCCCACGGCAGGCCGGAGAGCGCGCCCACGCCGTGCTGGACGAGATCGAGCGCGCCGTGGTCGGCAAGCGCCGGGCGCTCGAACTCACCATGATGGGCGTCCTCGCGGCGGGCCACATCCTCGTCGAGGACCTGCCCGGGCTCGGCAAGACGCTGCTCGCCCGCTCCTTCGCGACCACCCTGGGCCTGGACTTCCGCCGCATCCAGTTCACCCCGGACCTGCTGCCCTCGGACGTCTCCGGGGCGCCCTTCTACGACCAGCGGACCGGCGAGATGGTCTTCCGGCCCGGGCCGGTCTTCACCCACCTGCTGCTCGCCGACGAGATCAACCGCACCCCGCCGAAGACCCAGGCCGCGCTGCTGGAGGCGATGGCCGAGTCGCAGGTCTCGGTGGACGGCACCACCCGCCGGCTGCCCGACCCCTTCCTGGTGATCGCCACCGACAACCCGATCGAGTACGAGGGCACCTACGCCCTCCCCGAGGCCCAGTTGGACCGCTTCCTGCTGCGGATCCGGATGGGCTACCTGCCGCCGGCCGAGGAGGCCGCGATGCTCCGCCGCCGGGTGCGGCGGGCGGCGCCGGAGGCCGAGCTGGCCACCATCGCCTCGCCGGCCGAGGTGCTGGCGATGCGGGCCGCGCTGGAGCGGGTGGAGATCGACGACGACCTGGTCGACTACACGGTGGCGCTGGTGGCCGCGACCCGCACCCATCCGCAGGTGCAGGTCGGGGCCTCGCCCCGGGGCGGGCTCGCGCTGGTCCAGCTCGCCCGCGCCCACGCGGTGCTGGACGGCCGGGACTACGTGGTGCCGGAGGACGTGAAGGAGGTCGCCGTGCCCGCGCTGGCGCACCGGATCACGCTGCGGCCGGAGTTGTGGGTACGCCGGGTGAGCGCGGACGACGTGGTGGCGGCGATCGCCGCCGCGGTGCCCACCCCGCGGTCGGTGCCCACCGGCCGCCCGGGAGAGGCCAGTTGA
- a CDS encoding 1-aminocyclopropane-1-carboxylate deaminase — protein sequence MSLADFDRYPLLFGPSPVHPLERLSEHLGGARIWAKREDCNSGLAFGGNKTRKLEYLLPDALAQGADTLVSIGGVQSNHTRQVAAVAARAGLKAVLVQESWVDWPDSVNDKVGNILLSRIMGADVRLVRAGFGIGYKDSWQQALAEVRESGGTPYPIPAGASDHPLGGLGFANWAEEVRQQERELGVFFDTVVVCSVTGSTQAGMIAGFAGQDRPRRVIGIDASARIAETRAQVEKIARDTADRIGLGRALRDEEITVLEGWAGEAYGVPVRSTLDAIRLTGGLEGMIIDPVYEGKSMAGLIDLVRNGEIGRDSHVLYAHLGGQPALNAYSGAFG from the coding sequence ATGTCCCTGGCGGACTTCGACCGCTATCCGCTGCTCTTCGGCCCCAGCCCGGTGCATCCGCTGGAGCGGCTCAGCGAGCATCTCGGCGGGGCCCGGATCTGGGCCAAGCGGGAGGACTGCAACAGCGGGCTCGCCTTCGGCGGCAACAAGACCCGCAAGCTGGAGTACCTCCTCCCGGACGCCCTCGCCCAGGGCGCGGACACCCTGGTCAGCATCGGCGGGGTGCAGTCCAACCACACCCGCCAGGTCGCGGCGGTCGCGGCGAGGGCCGGGCTGAAGGCGGTGCTCGTCCAGGAGAGCTGGGTGGACTGGCCGGACTCCGTCAACGACAAGGTCGGCAACATCCTCCTCTCCAGGATCATGGGAGCCGACGTCCGCCTGGTCCGGGCCGGCTTCGGGATCGGGTACAAGGACAGCTGGCAGCAGGCGCTGGCGGAGGTCCGGGAGAGCGGCGGCACCCCCTACCCGATCCCGGCCGGGGCCTCGGACCATCCGCTCGGCGGGCTGGGCTTCGCCAACTGGGCCGAGGAGGTGCGGCAGCAGGAGCGGGAGCTCGGCGTCTTCTTCGACACCGTCGTGGTCTGCAGCGTCACCGGCAGCACCCAGGCCGGGATGATCGCCGGCTTCGCGGGCCAGGACCGGCCGCGCCGGGTGATCGGGATCGACGCCTCCGCGCGGATCGCGGAGACCCGCGCCCAGGTGGAGAAGATCGCCCGGGACACCGCCGACCGGATCGGCCTGGGCCGCGCGCTGCGGGACGAGGAGATCACCGTGCTGGAGGGGTGGGCCGGCGAGGCCTACGGCGTCCCTGTGCGGTCCACGCTGGACGCCATCCGGCTGACCGGCGGCCTGGAGGGCATGATCATCGACCCGGTGTACGAGGGGAAGTCCATGGCCGGGCTGATCGACCTGGTCCGGAACGGGGAGATCGGCAGGGACTCCCACGTCCTCTACGCCCACCTCGGCGGCCAGCCCGCGCTCAACGCCTACAGCGGCGCCTTCGGCTGA
- a CDS encoding bifunctional [glutamine synthetase] adenylyltransferase/[glutamine synthetase]-adenylyl-L-tyrosine phosphorylase has product METRRVNPAGKLARRGFSDPESAVRLLDGAALAEVRGDSLLLDALGATADPDLALRALSDLAEAIEEESERRALLDTLTTSKPLRDRLLGILGASAALGEHLARHPHDWHTLVTFEVRDIHPGPEEFLRALYDRVWGSGAVSGEDPRDALRAGYRQCLLAIAARDLTGTADLTQTTAELADLAGATLQAALDIAEQEEPAAARACRLAVIAMGKAGGRELNYVSDVDVVFVAEPRTPPGAPGGAAGEPDEAAAVQAATRLAAAMMRICSDTTGAGTIWQVDANLRPEGRNGPLVRTLSSHLAYYQRWAKTWEFQALLKARPMAGDADLGQAYLDAVTPMVWQAADRENFVADVRRMRRRVEEAIPRAELERELKLGPGGLRDVEFSVQLLQLVHGRTDPSLRSANTLTALADLSAGGYVGRADAAALDAAYRFLRAMEHRIQLFRLRRTHLVPTDEDDLRRLARSLGFVREPIAELRKEWKRHAVEVRRLHEKLFYRPLLDAVARLNAEAGLGEGEVIGEAGLALSAQAARTRLEALGYADPAAALRHISALATGVTRKAAIQRTLLPVMLDWFGDSADPDAGLLAFRKVSDSLGSTPWYLRLLRDEGAAAENLARILASGRLAPDLLLRAPEAVALLGDPDGLVPRTQEALDREMAAAVGRAESAEQGVAAVRGIRRRELFRISAADVLGRLGEEPPDAAEAVGEALTTLNTAAIGAAVAAAVRGWEAETGEPLPTRPAVIAMGRYGGRELGYGSDADVLLVHDPLPGADEEKASNAARRIFEDARRLLQLPSTEPPLVIDADLRPEGRQGPLVRTLASYQAYYRRWSRPWESQALLRAAPAVGDPELLARFKELIDPLRYPAAGLGEGDLREIRRIKARVENERLPRGADRSTHTKLGPGGLADIEWTVQLLQLQHGRDVPGLRTTRTREALAAAVGAGLISGDDAAVLEEAWVRATLVRNAVMLVRGRAADSFPSDARELAGVSHYLGYGDGHAGEAMEDYRRAARRARAVVERVFYE; this is encoded by the coding sequence ATGGAGACGCGTCGCGTCAACCCGGCGGGGAAGCTTGCGCGACGCGGATTCTCGGACCCGGAGAGCGCCGTCCGGCTGCTGGACGGCGCCGCGCTGGCGGAGGTCCGGGGCGACTCCCTGCTGCTGGACGCGCTCGGCGCCACCGCCGATCCGGATCTCGCCCTGCGCGCCCTCTCCGACCTGGCCGAGGCCATCGAGGAGGAGTCCGAACGGCGGGCGCTGCTGGACACCCTGACGACCAGTAAGCCGCTGCGCGACCGCCTGCTCGGCATCCTCGGTGCCAGCGCCGCGCTCGGCGAGCACCTGGCCCGGCACCCCCACGACTGGCACACCCTGGTCACCTTCGAGGTCCGGGACATCCACCCCGGCCCGGAGGAGTTCCTCCGGGCGCTCTACGACCGGGTCTGGGGCTCGGGCGCGGTGAGCGGGGAGGACCCCAGGGACGCCCTGCGGGCCGGTTACCGGCAGTGCCTGCTGGCGATCGCCGCCCGGGACCTGACCGGCACCGCGGACCTCACCCAGACCACCGCCGAGCTGGCCGACCTCGCCGGGGCGACCCTGCAGGCCGCCCTGGACATCGCCGAGCAGGAGGAGCCAGCGGCGGCCAGGGCCTGCCGGCTCGCGGTGATCGCGATGGGGAAGGCCGGCGGACGGGAGCTCAACTACGTCTCCGACGTGGACGTCGTCTTCGTCGCCGAGCCGCGCACCCCGCCCGGGGCGCCCGGCGGGGCCGCCGGCGAGCCCGACGAGGCCGCGGCCGTGCAGGCCGCCACCCGGCTGGCCGCCGCCATGATGCGGATCTGCTCGGACACCACCGGCGCCGGCACCATCTGGCAGGTCGACGCCAACCTCCGCCCGGAGGGCCGCAACGGGCCCCTCGTCCGGACCCTCTCCTCGCACCTCGCCTACTACCAGCGCTGGGCCAAGACCTGGGAGTTCCAGGCGCTCCTCAAGGCCCGCCCGATGGCCGGCGACGCCGATCTCGGGCAGGCCTACCTGGACGCGGTCACCCCGATGGTCTGGCAGGCCGCGGACCGGGAGAACTTCGTCGCGGACGTGCGGCGGATGCGGCGCCGGGTGGAGGAGGCCATCCCGCGGGCCGAACTGGAGCGCGAGCTGAAGCTCGGCCCGGGCGGACTGCGGGACGTCGAGTTCTCCGTGCAGCTCCTCCAGCTGGTGCACGGGCGCACGGACCCCTCGCTGCGCAGCGCCAACACCCTGACCGCGCTCGCCGACCTGTCGGCCGGCGGTTACGTCGGGCGGGCGGACGCCGCCGCGCTGGACGCGGCCTACCGGTTCCTGCGCGCCATGGAGCACCGGATCCAGCTGTTCCGGCTCCGCAGGACCCACCTCGTACCGACCGACGAGGACGATCTGCGGCGGCTGGCCCGGTCGCTGGGCTTCGTCCGGGAGCCGATCGCCGAGCTGCGCAAGGAGTGGAAGCGGCACGCCGTCGAGGTCCGCCGGCTGCACGAGAAGCTGTTCTACCGGCCGCTGCTGGACGCCGTGGCCCGGCTCAACGCCGAGGCCGGCCTCGGCGAGGGCGAGGTGATCGGCGAGGCCGGGCTCGCGCTCAGCGCGCAGGCCGCCCGCACTCGTCTGGAGGCCCTCGGCTACGCCGACCCGGCGGCCGCCCTGCGGCACATCTCCGCCCTCGCCACCGGTGTGACCAGGAAGGCCGCGATCCAGCGCACCCTGCTGCCGGTGATGCTCGACTGGTTCGGCGACTCGGCCGACCCGGACGCCGGGCTGCTCGCCTTCCGCAAGGTCTCCGACTCGCTCGGCTCCACGCCCTGGTATCTGCGGCTGCTGCGGGACGAGGGGGCGGCGGCGGAGAACCTGGCCCGGATCCTCGCCTCCGGCCGGCTCGCCCCCGACCTGCTGCTGCGCGCCCCGGAGGCGGTCGCGCTGCTCGGCGACCCGGACGGCCTGGTGCCGCGCACCCAGGAGGCGCTGGACCGGGAGATGGCGGCGGCGGTCGGCCGGGCCGAGTCGGCGGAGCAGGGGGTGGCCGCGGTCCGCGGCATCCGCCGCCGCGAGCTGTTCCGGATCTCGGCCGCCGACGTCCTCGGCCGGCTGGGCGAGGAGCCGCCGGACGCGGCCGAGGCCGTGGGCGAGGCGCTGACCACCCTCAACACGGCGGCGATCGGGGCCGCGGTGGCGGCCGCGGTCCGCGGCTGGGAGGCCGAGACCGGCGAGCCCCTGCCGACCCGCCCGGCGGTGATCGCGATGGGCCGGTACGGCGGACGCGAGCTGGGCTACGGCAGCGACGCGGACGTCCTCCTGGTCCACGACCCGCTGCCGGGCGCGGACGAGGAGAAGGCCTCCAACGCCGCCCGGCGGATCTTCGAGGACGCCCGACGGCTGCTCCAACTCCCCTCCACCGAACCGCCGTTGGTGATCGACGCGGATCTGCGGCCGGAGGGGAGGCAGGGGCCGCTGGTGCGGACCCTCGCCTCCTACCAGGCGTACTACCGGCGCTGGTCCCGGCCGTGGGAGAGCCAGGCGCTGCTGCGGGCGGCGCCCGCGGTCGGCGATCCGGAGCTGCTGGCCCGGTTCAAAGAGCTGATCGACCCGCTGCGCTACCCGGCGGCCGGGCTGGGGGAGGGGGACCTGCGGGAGATCCGCCGGATCAAGGCCCGGGTGGAGAACGAGCGGCTGCCGCGCGGGGCCGACCGCAGCACCCACACCAAGCTGGGGCCCGGCGGGCTGGCCGACATCGAGTGGACCGTGCAGCTGCTGCAGCTCCAGCACGGGCGGGACGTGCCGGGCCTGCGCACCACCAGGACCCGGGAGGCGCTGGCGGCGGCGGTCGGGGCCGGGCTGATCTCCGGGGACGACGCCGCGGTGCTGGAGGAGGCCTGGGTGCGGGCCACCCTGGTGCGCAACGCGGTGATGCTGGTGCGCGGCCGGGCGGCGGACTCCTTCCCCTCCGACGCCCGCGAGCTGGCCGGCGTCTCGCACTACCTCGGGTACGGCGACGGCCACGCCGGCGAGGCGATGGAGGACTACCGCCGGGCGGCGAGGCGCGCGCGGGCGGTCGTGGAGCGGGTCTTCTACGAGTGA
- a CDS encoding NAD+ synthase, whose product MPNLRHLRLALNQIDATVGDLSGNSDRIVSWTRHAADRGAQLVAFPEQALTGYPVEDLALRGSFVAASRAALVALAGRLKAEGLGGVPVVVGYLGRSDTDKPRYGMPAGTPQNCAAVLMDGAVATRFAKHHLPNYGVFDEARYFVPGDQLVVVRRHGVDVALAICEDIWQDGGRVRAARQAGAGLLLTVNASPYERNKDDVRLELVRRRAAEAGCTLAYLNLVGGQDELVFDGDSLVVSADGETLARAPQFEEGCVLLDLELPAAEGAIADDDGTQVADGMRIVHVDLGGEPSPAPAAPITAEEAPRLDELGEVYSALVTGVRAYVEKNGFRSVLIGLSGGIDSALVAAIAVDAIGAAGVHGISMPSRYSSEHSKGDAADLAERTGLNLRTVPIAPMFDAYLEQLKLTGLAEENLQSRLRGTTLMAVSNQEGHIVLAPGNKSELATGYSTLYGDSVGAFAPIKDVPKTLVWALARWRNEEAERRGETPPIPPNSITKPPSAELRPGQVDTDSLPDYEVLDAVIEAYVDRDEGREAIIAQGFEAAVVDRILRLIDGAEYKRRQYPPGTKISPKAFGRDRRLPLTNRWREG is encoded by the coding sequence GTGCCGAACCTCCGCCACCTCCGCCTCGCACTCAACCAGATCGACGCCACCGTGGGCGACCTCTCCGGCAACAGCGACCGGATCGTCAGCTGGACCAGGCACGCCGCCGACCGGGGTGCCCAGCTGGTCGCCTTCCCCGAGCAGGCGCTGACCGGCTACCCGGTCGAGGACCTGGCGCTGCGCGGCTCCTTCGTCGCCGCCTCCCGGGCCGCCCTGGTCGCCCTCGCCGGGCGGCTGAAGGCGGAGGGCCTCGGCGGCGTCCCGGTCGTGGTCGGCTACCTCGGCCGCTCGGACACCGACAAGCCGCGCTACGGCATGCCCGCCGGCACCCCGCAGAACTGCGCCGCGGTGCTGATGGACGGCGCCGTGGCGACCCGCTTCGCCAAGCACCACCTGCCCAACTACGGCGTCTTCGACGAGGCCCGCTACTTCGTCCCCGGCGACCAGCTGGTGGTCGTCCGCCGGCACGGCGTGGACGTGGCGCTGGCCATCTGCGAGGACATCTGGCAGGACGGCGGCCGGGTGCGGGCCGCCCGCCAGGCCGGCGCCGGACTGCTGCTGACCGTCAACGCCTCGCCGTACGAGCGGAACAAGGACGACGTCCGGCTGGAGCTGGTCCGCCGCCGGGCCGCGGAGGCCGGCTGCACCCTGGCCTACCTCAACCTGGTCGGCGGCCAGGACGAGCTGGTCTTCGACGGCGACTCGCTCGTGGTCTCCGCGGACGGCGAGACCCTCGCCCGGGCCCCGCAGTTCGAGGAGGGCTGCGTCCTCCTCGACCTGGAGCTCCCGGCCGCGGAGGGGGCCATCGCCGACGACGACGGCACGCAGGTCGCGGACGGCATGCGGATCGTCCACGTCGACCTCGGCGGCGAGCCCTCGCCGGCGCCGGCCGCGCCGATCACCGCCGAGGAGGCGCCCCGGCTCGACGAGCTCGGCGAGGTCTACTCCGCGCTGGTCACCGGCGTCCGCGCGTACGTCGAGAAGAACGGCTTCCGCAGCGTGCTGATCGGGCTCTCCGGCGGCATCGACTCGGCGCTGGTCGCGGCGATCGCGGTGGACGCGATCGGGGCGGCCGGCGTCCACGGCATCTCGATGCCCTCCCGCTACTCCTCCGAGCACTCCAAGGGGGACGCGGCCGACCTCGCCGAGCGCACCGGCCTCAACCTGCGCACGGTGCCGATCGCGCCGATGTTCGACGCCTACCTGGAGCAGCTGAAGCTCACCGGCCTGGCCGAGGAGAACCTGCAGTCCCGGCTGCGCGGCACGACGCTGATGGCGGTCTCCAACCAGGAGGGCCACATCGTCCTCGCGCCGGGCAACAAGAGCGAGTTGGCCACCGGCTACTCGACCCTCTACGGCGACTCGGTGGGGGCCTTCGCCCCCATCAAGGACGTGCCGAAGACGCTGGTCTGGGCGCTGGCGCGGTGGCGCAACGAGGAGGCGGAGCGGCGGGGGGAGACCCCGCCGATCCCGCCGAACTCGATCACCAAGCCGCCGTCGGCGGAGCTGCGGCCCGGCCAGGTGGACACCGACTCGCTGCCGGACTACGAGGTGCTGGACGCCGTCATCGAGGCGTACGTCGACCGCGACGAGGGGCGCGAGGCGATCATCGCCCAGGGCTTCGAGGCCGCGGTGGTGGACCGGATCCTCCGCCTGATCGACGGCGCGGAGTACAAGCGGCGCCAGTACCCCCCGGGCACCAAGATCTCCCCCAAGGCCTTCGGCCGCGACCGCCGCCTCCCCCTCACCAACCGCTGGCGCGAGGGCTGA